GTTTATGAGTATCTAATGAAGTCCGAATGGTCTTGGCTGAAAGATTTCTTCTATGAAAACATTCTTAAAACTATGTCCGAAaaggttttatttctttttatttatcattatgatGTAAAGTTcatatgttttttctttatttactttgaatataCTAAGCTTATAATTAgtgatttttgtataaaaaaaataaaaattgatatcgGAACTAACCATTGTGCCAAAGCATGCAAGAAGTATAGAAAAAAGTGTACATagtcattataaatattgacttttatttatacagataataaaataaacaattattgcaatatttaataatacatttaatatgtatttacaggAACGTATGTCCTTGACGTTCGCTCCGAGTCCCAGCTCAGCATTACAGTTGACGCATAAGTTTCTGTCTCATAGCGTGGTAGAGCTACCTCAGCCTTTACCTAGTGTTGTACCTCATACTCCTATGTGCTTAGCCGGTATggatgtatttattttcaacatatTTGGGATATATTTGTTAGggaataaaacttattatattcacattataatattacaataaattatttactaaaaaaaaattacttagacatactaattttacattacattactaacttttttgataaaagaaataaatgtatgtggttataaatttcaatatatacataaaagaaaTGTTTCGAATTtccttaaaaactttattacatGTAACATTTGTTCCAAAGGGCCCTTTCTTCCTGAACCCGACACTAGACCAGAAGAGCCGACCAATGAGAAGAGTTTCAACCGAAACGTTCTCTGGACGTTTGAAGAAATACACATGTTAATCGGCAGCAATCTACCAATATTCGGTGACAAAGACCGACCATGTGTCAGTCTCCGTTTAAGGGACGCCAGGGAACCAATAAACGTACTGACAGGTATAGACTACTGGCTGGACAACTTGATGTGCAACGTACCTGAAGTTCTAATGTGCTACCATCTAGACGGCATAGTACAGAAGTACGAGCCGATGAAAACCGAAGACTTACCTAATATGGAGAATTCGAGATTTTCACCGAAAGTCATAAGAAACGTCGCCCAGAATATATTATCGTTTCTTAAATCGAATGCCACGAAAGCGGGTCACACTTACTGGCTGTTCAAGGGGCCGCACGATGATGTGGTGAAGCTGTACGACCTGACGTCGCTCTGTCCAGATGACATGGACAACCCGTTCACGACGCCGGTAGCCATGCTCCTGTACAGAGTGGCCAGGAACATGCGGCTCATGAACAGGTCCAAACACGTGAGGCAGCTGCTGGAACACGTCGTGGAACTGCTGCAAGAGGAACGCTATCCGCAGATCGTGGCTTCTTCGCACTACATGTTGGCAGATTTGTACGTGCCGGCGACTACTAATCCAGCTTGTCCCAATTTTAAAGGTTAGTTGGTTTTATAAGTCAAAActggaaaaaaacattttcaattgcATGGTTTTCATTTAAGTCCGGGCTTAAAGGTACCGGTACCTTCCATAAGAATTGGGTTATGAAACTCAGCGCTGCAGGGAGACAACGTGAGGATACCATTATTTGTTAGATGAAATTCAGCCATATGAGTATccatccttctcctcaaaagggagaggaggccttagcccagcagtgggacattaacaggctgttactgagtatCCATCATGCTCAAAATCTTCTTATGAGGAAAGGAGGTCTTTCCCAGCAGTGACACATACAGGCCGTTGTGTCATTACATCCAATCTTAAACAAGAATCACTGCCTAATcgttacaatattatttcaagATGAAAGTTCAGACTCCGAGGAAGAATCTGATTTCGGAGACTATGCCGAGTTCCCCCCCCACACCAAGTCGGAAGGAGACGGCGGATGTGAGCGAGACAAGTGCGACGACGACAACGTGGAGATCGTGAGCGACGCCACAGACAAGGTATTGAATTTTGTGTTAACTGTAACCCATCAAAAACatgtaccactgaattttcatgtgcttaatttgtgattataattcatctcgtgctttacggtgaaggaaaacatcgtgaggaaacctgcatgtgtctaatttcactgaaattctgccacatgtgaattctaccaacccgcattggagcagcgtggtggaataagctccaaaccttctcctcaaaaagaggagaggaggcctttagcccagcagtgggatattcacaggctgttacggttacggtatacttattataatttacttataaataattattaataaatacgaaagtcgacTATACTCTTAGTTGTAAGTAGTTTTAAGTACTAGGAtatgtttggattaaaaaaaaattaagagtgGTATTCCACTCATTATACATTCACGTGAAGaccttaaaatccacataaagaCCGGCTGTCATCAATTTTTAAAGGCCGATTCCTACATTACAGGAATTATAAGTAAGTTCCTAATAggatcaattaattgaaaaattataataaaaagataaaaatttattagtttcggatttattcctttgtattcaCCCCACTACTTatctggatgccaaatttgaactttctagaTCATCTAGAACTGGGTTAGAGTTCTGATCTATAGGTatgtcagtgataaaaatgacgttttttggacgttaatatctcaataaccgtttgaggtgtttttatgaaatttggagcACATATGCCGCCAGTCTCAATATATGACCcaaatttgatttgtttatgtgaaatagtttttgggTTATGAGGTGATCAAAAGtagctccaaatggttcgtgtaatattggtacggtgctgctcgccagttctgttagcttgaacttggcttgacacgctaccgcgtgtctagataATAATAGCAAcatgaaaactataaatattgccTACTCTACTCTATTTCTTGAGGTAAACCATCTAGTGGTAATCATCACACACACGGACTCATATAGGAGCTGGCTGTAAATTACATAGTTTTTGAATGGTTACTttcgtaatgttttttttttttttttttatagaataggaaggcggacgagcatatgggccacctgatggtaagtggtcaccaacgctcttagacattagcattgtaagaaatgtcaaccatcgcttacatatccaatgcgccaccaaccttgggaactaagattttatgtcccttgtgcctgtaattacactggctcactcacccttcaaaccggaacacaacaatatcaagtattgctgttttgcggtagaatatctgatgagtgggtggtacctacccagacgagcttgcacaaagccctaccaccagtaaatccgGTTGGCATTTATCTTTTGTACAACTAAAATTAACCAATAGGTAGTGACAAGCTTACTTTAGATTTGGATTTCCAGAGATCACCATTATATGTACAACAAAAATGTCTAAAGTCTCAATCCCCACAAATGTATCCACTCTGATAACATCAAAAACTCTTAGTCTACAGCGAGTCCCTCGTTGTTAAGACtgttttacttggtgatagagtttaaaatttttaatattatatttgatacgtGGTGGTAAGTAGCCCCCACCGTCCATaggcgttgtaagaaatttaattatctttacatTGACAATACGCCAATGAAATTGGTAAATAAgatatgtcccatgtgcctgttacactggcgtTCGTCATTCTTTAAACCGGAaagaaacaataataagtaGTGCTGtgtagcggtagaataagtgatgaataggcggtacttacccagacatgcaagcacaaagctttaccatcTCGTAAGGTTTTTTCCAATATTAACTTAAAGCacaataaatgaaatgtttccAGCCACAGGCGGCGAGCGGTGCGGCGTTGTCGCTGCAGTGTACGAGCGACTGCACGGGGGCGGGCGCACGCGGACTGGCGCTGCGGGACATCGGACACCGCCGCTCTGCGCGACGCACGGTACACACACACGGACTCACACGCTCGCACACACGCAGTGTACGAGTGACTGCACGGGGGCGGGCGCGCGCGGACTGGCGCTGCGGGACATCGGACACCGCCGCTCTGCGCGACGCACGGTACACACACACGGACTCACACGCTCGCACACACGCAGTGTACGAGCGACTGCACGGGGGCGGGCGCGCGCGGACTGGCGCTGCGGGACATCGGACACCGCCGCTCTGCGCGACGCACGGTACACACACACGGACTCACACGCTCGCACACACGCAGTGTACGAGCGACTGCACGGGGGCGGGCGCGCGCGGACTGGCGCTGCGGGACATCGGACACCGCCGCTCTGCGCGACGCACGGTACACACACACGGACTCACACGCTCGCACACACGCAGTGTACGAGCGACTGCACGGGGGCGGGCGCGCGCGGACTGGCGCTGCGGGACATCGGACACCGCCGCTCTGCGCGACGCACGGTACACACACACGGACTCACACGCTCGCACACACGCAGTGTACGAGCGACTGCACGGGGGCGGGCGCGCGCGGACTGGCGCTGCGGGACATCGGACACCGCCGCTCTGCGCGACGCACGGTACACACACACGGACTCACACGCTCGCACACACGCAGTGTACGAGTGACTGCACGGGGGCGGTGAAATTAAACTTCGTTTCAAGATAGGACATGGAGACAGAGATTGCCAAACATCAGGAGCACGCAGAGTCCGCAACAGACGCATAAGCGTatgattatgtaattattatttttttcagaatgaGAAAATCAAAAGAGATGGCAATAAAGGCTTGGGACTCGAACCAGCGACTCGTTGTGGAAGGGCGCTGAAACACGCCCTCAAGGGACTTAAAGCATTGCATCATCTCACTATTGATAAATCAAAGGTATATTATagcttaagaatatattttgaagtAACCAATTCCTGGTTTGTTtggctttttaaaaaaaagtaggtgTACGTGCAAAATGGGCCAGCTCATGgttaatggtcaccaccgccaatagacatcggcaatgtaagaaatattaaccattccttcgCCAATGCGTGGTGTATGTAACGACCTTGgtaacgaagatgttatgtcccttgtgcctgtagttacaccggctcacccttcaaaccgtcacccaataatactaaatattgctgtttggcggtagaatacctggTGAGTGTGTACTACCTACCTAGACAGGGTTGCACAAAACGTTATTCATTGTAACCGTTATTATTGTAaagcattataaaaataataattaatttaatttttttgattttttaattttatgtatttattcaaaGGAAGAAGAACGCGAGCGACTCAGACAACAAATCATAATTGAAGAGCAACATCCTAAAATGGCAAATCCCTATGAACCCATTTCAATGAACTACGAACCGCTAAAACGCAACAAGGACGGCAAAGAACACGTATCCAGGAGCAGGAGACGCAAGAAGGAGAGGAAAAACACGGATAAAGCTGGAAACTGTTTGATAGAGTCTAAATCGAACATAGACAAGAACGCCATATTAGTTAGAAAGGAGAATAACACGTTACCAAATTGGCACGAACCCAATAGAGATGACAATTTCGCGTGGAAACTCCACTTGAAGACTTTACTATACGAAAAAATATGCCTTGCTTATGCAACACTGGCCGAATACAGCTACTCACATGAACAGTTCGGCTTTTCCCTTAAGTATATTCATTTGGCCAGCAAATGTCAAAAGTTGTTAagtaatatgattataaaaagtCGCGTCGTCGACGCTGGCTGTCTCATTGGTAGAGTCGGTGACAATTTCTTCCAACTCAGCAAAAATTGGGCCAGCTTAGAGCAGTTCAAGAAGCAGTTCGAGACTGACCACGATATCGATGGTCAGATAAAATTGGAGATTGAAAAAGATATGGCGGAGGAGATCGATGGTGATGCAGGGGATGAGTTTGAATTAGGTGAGCTGGTCATTTTAATGAGCTGGGTTGCATTCGGAGGAAATTAGTAGAAGTATTTCTCACttgagttattttatataattttttaattgttaagatactttaaataaaaatgtaattcttatataaacaaatttatacgaTATACTCTCTTTTGTCACCAAAATTTTGTTCGACTGTACAACGTTCCGTTTCAGAGATCGCGCTCCCGCTGTGCGAGACGGACTCGATGTTGGCATCGTGTCGGTACTACGAGCGGGCGGAGCGGGCGTCGGCCGACGTCACGCACAAGCGGGGCGAGCTGCTGCGCAGGCGAGCCTCCGTCTGCAACGAGCTGGCCGTGCGGTACATGCACGACGCGCAACGTGAGTACGCGCTAACCACGCACGGACAGCGCACGatgtttttaagttttattaaatgttgcTGTTTTTACTCAAATAAACTACTTGTACATACAGAGATCTACATTAAATACGCTGAAGAAGCAGACCAAACTGATCCCAAAGTGGAGCAACTCCGAGAGCAATTCTTGACGTTCTCCCGTCGCTCCTCCGAGTGTCTCGACGAGGCCACAGCGATATTTGAGCAAGTCAAGGATGTGCCTAATTTAGCTCTATTATATTGCAACAAGGCGAGGTACATGAGGTTCAAGGCTCATTGTGATCAGGGAAACTTTAAGTGAGTATATTCTAAAGAACTCAATACTCTTTGTTTATATGCTTCCTGTAATTTGAAAGATCTGCGTTGTttgactggcaaatgggccaatatttgttaaaaattcatCAATCAATTAAAAACCCTACATTTTGAACCTgttcttatacatttttataatgttagctAATGGTAGCTTTAAATTTTGGACTCAATTACCATTTAGAGTGGAGTCAGTTGTCTACCcgggaattataaaaaaaaacaacaacaggTTCAAAATGTAGGCTTTTTAATGATCATAGGTAggcaaaataaagttttattaattttataaagttttattaatttaatatttcaattatttccgAGTGTAGCTCCCAGAAGCGTAGCCTGTACAGCCAGGCGGAGGAGCTGTACTCGTCCGCGCTCAAGCTGCTCGGGCCGCGGGAGTCGTGCGGCGCCGTCTCCGTGTGGGACCTGGTCTCCTGGGAGCTGTCCTGCCATCTCTACACCAGGGCGGTGCTCATGCAGGACTGCCCTAGTTTATATGCTAATGTGAGTTACCGATAACGGGAAATTAATTGACTATGAAACAGCAAAAAAAATTACGCGTCTCTTGTTTAATCGGAGCTttgaaatctatttattttgtaaaacacgTTATATATTAACTGTGCCCGCCGTCGCGACCCTAAAGCCAAACCTCACAGGTTCTCCGTTCGATCGCTTCGTACTTATACGATATCGTATCGCAG
The DNA window shown above is from Nymphalis io chromosome 25, ilAglIoxx1.1, whole genome shotgun sequence and carries:
- the LOC126778081 gene encoding erythroid differentiation-related factor 1 isoform X2, whose product is MDDFEKENESDRNKDRSPSPGVKSTAVVKYTAFQSPVGYARLQCNTDLNLPPSNWGGIDTYGLKQIITRDSGLSSFRMAHMFPDCVGEVDVISDAECIKKLLKLPYQPNGTVSMMVHRVENTLLLDDFDVYEYLMKSEWSWLKDFFYENILKTMSEKERMSLTFAPSPSSALQLTHKFLSHSVVELPQPLPSVVPHTPMCLAGPFLPEPDTRPEEPTNEKSFNRNVLWTFEEIHMLIGSNLPIFGDKDRPCVSLRLRDAREPINVLTGIDYWLDNLMCNVPEVLMCYHLDGIVQKYEPMKTEDLPNMENSRFSPKVIRNVAQNILSFLKSNATKAGHTYWLFKGPHDDVVKLYDLTSLCPDDMDNPFTTPVAMLLYRVARNMRLMNRSKHVRQLLEHVVELLQEERYPQIVASSHYMLADLYVPATTNPACPNFKDESSDSEEESDFGDYAEFPPHTKSEGDGGCERDKCDDDNVEIVSDATDKPQAASGAALSLQCTSDCTGAGARGLALRDIGHRRSARRTNEKIKRDGNKGLGLEPATRCGRALKHALKGLKALHHLTIDKSKEEERERLRQQIIIEEQHPKMANPYEPISMNYEPLKRNKDGKEHVSRSRRRKKERKNTDKAGNCLIESKSNIDKNAILVRKENNTLPNWHEPNRDDNFAWKLHLKTLLYEKICLAYATLAEYSYSHEQFGFSLKYIHLASKCQKLLSNMIIKSRVVDAGCLIGRVGDNFFQLSKNWASLEQFKKQFETDHDIDGQIKLEIEKDMAEEIDGDAGDEFELEIALPLCETDSMLASCRYYERAERASADVTHKRGELLRRRASVCNELAVRYMHDAQQIYIKYAEEADQTDPKVEQLREQFLTFSRRSSECLDEATAIFEQVKDVPNLALLYCNKARYMRFKAHCDQGNFNSQKRSLYSQAEELYSSALKLLGPRESCGAVSVWDLVSWELSCHLYTRAVLMQDCPSLYANEVSEVADAFKHALRHCPLSPGPRQYLYQFRAAMIYHRLGSLHHAQFRAADGPRRRGLLLATCANYERAARQFAALEDAAMFLTVRLEHVAALEAHAAVSPNLKLKALQNAIELLRQCHSIMKVLKDREPEENKEVPKSEEHKEKTLKDEHSLLCLYENRLNFILKSVIQYCRSKSNKDYEKMTDMYKKLYCASLKIKKSDNVRLYAASICNVLTAMDDISKEFE
- the LOC126778081 gene encoding erythroid differentiation-related factor 1 isoform X1; protein product: MDDFEKENESDRNKDRSPSPGVKSTAVVKYTAFQSPVGYARLQCNTDLNLPPSNWGGIDTYGLKQIITRDSGLSSFRMAHMFPDCVGEVDVISDAECIKKLLKLPYQPNGTVSMMVHRVENTLLLDDFDVYEYLMKSEWSWLKDFFYENILKTMSEKERMSLTFAPSPSSALQLTHKFLSHSVVELPQPLPSVVPHTPMCLAGPFLPEPDTRPEEPTNEKSFNRNVLWTFEEIHMLIGSNLPIFGDKDRPCVSLRLRDAREPINVLTGIDYWLDNLMCNVPEVLMCYHLDGIVQKYEPMKTEDLPNMENSRFSPKVIRNVAQNILSFLKSNATKAGHTYWLFKGPHDDVVKLYDLTSLCPDDMDNPFTTPVAMLLYRVARNMRLMNRSKHVRQLLEHVVELLQEERYPQIVASSHYMLADLYVPATTNPACPNFKDESSDSEEESDFGDYAEFPPHTKSEGDGGCERDKCDDDNVEIVSDATDKPQAASGAALSLQCTSDCTGAGARGLALRDIGHRRSARRTNEKIKRDGNKGLGLEPATRCGRALKHALKGLKALHHLTIDKSKEEERERLRQQIIIEEQHPKMANPYEPISMNYEPLKRNKDGKEHVSRSRRRKKERKNTDKAGNCLIESKSNIDKNAILVRKENNTLPNWHEPNRDDNFAWKLHLKTLLYEKICLAYATLAEYSYSHEQFGFSLKYIHLASKCQKLLSNMIIKSRVVDAGCLIGRVGDNFFQLSKNWASLEQFKKQFETDHDIDGQIKLEIEKDMAEEIDGDAGDEFELEIALPLCETDSMLASCRYYERAERASADVTHKRGELLRRRASVCNELAVRYMHDAQQIYIKYAEEADQTDPKVEQLREQFLTFSRRSSECLDEATAIFEQVKDVPNLALLYCNKARYMRFKAHCDQGNFNSQKRSLYSQAEELYSSALKLLGPRESCGAVSVWDLVSWELSCHLYTRAVLMQDCPSLYANEVSEVADAFKHALRHCPLSPGPRQYLYQFRAAMIYHRLGSLHHAQFRAADGPRRRGLLLATCANYERAARQFAALEDAAMFLTVRLEHVAALEAHAAVSPNLKLKALQNAIELLRQCHSIMKVLKDREPEENKEVPKSEEHKEVPKSEDHKEVPKSEDHKEVPKSEDGDEKTLKDEHSLLCLYENRLNFILKSVIQYCRSKSNKDYEKMTDMYKKLYCASLKIKKSDNVRLYAASICNVLTAMDDISKEFE